The following DNA comes from Nitrosopumilus sp..
CACTATTAAGAGCATCTAACATTGTTTGTTGGTTGATGTTCTCCTTATCATCTAATACTACATAAACACCAACTTTTTGTTTTCCATCTTCCGTGATTATCTTACTAATTGCTTGAATTGAATAGCAAAAATCTGACACTTTTTTTCCAAATTTCTCTTTTTCACCATCATTAAATCCCATATACCTTGCAATTTGATTATTTTTCATAATTACTTTGGAACCTAGTACTAGAATTCCCATTTGTGCTTTTGGTTCAAATATCTCTACTGGAACTCCAAACTTCCCTGCATGTTTTACTAATATCTGAAATACATTTTCGTCACTCTTGACTCCTTCAAACGATAACCCCTCATGAATTAACCATCTTTCAACATTATCTCTCATTTTTGATGGAGCCATATTTGAATTCTCAAATTAGTTCTATATGATTCTAAATTCAAAAGATCGTACCTCTAAATTTCTATTATTTCTAAATTCGAATTTAGAAATAATAGAAATTGTTATCTGAAAAACAAGAATGTCTGAGCTAAATATTGACATTGAAACCTGAATCTATACCTGGAAAAGATGTGGAAACCAATACGTTTACAATTATTCCTATAATCATAAACATAATGCCTAGATAAAGACAATTTCTTGCTTTGCGTTGGTCGTCATGACGTAATACAAAGTAGGCAATTATTCCACCTATTATTCCAAAAAATATGGGCAACAAAAACCATGCATTACTTCTTGATTTTTCTGAATATGTCATTGCTCACCATATTATTGTTTTACAGTCATTGCTTTTTTCTGTAACTGTGTTATTTCAATTTCTACTGTTTCTAATGGATCCTCTACTTGATTGCGTCTAATTGAGAACATTTTTGGTTTTTCAAAGTCTTCTGTACAATCAGGGCATGCATAAACAAGTACTCTATGCTCGTTAGGAGCCTTTGGATTAGATAATCTAGGATAATACACTAATCTTGCACCACAATCAACACAATACCTATTGGCCCTTCTAGTTCTGACCAATGTAAACCACCTGCATTATTCTAAATATACGATCATCTATTAGATCTATGTTGTCTAATAGAGTAAACCAGTTACTATCAACCGATCAATATTTCTAAATTCGAATTTAGAAATATTATAAACTCAATATGTGTATTACTAAATTTCTTTGATATTATGATATTTCAAAATATGCTTACACATAGTATGCGCCTCCCATCAGACTTGAACTGATGACCATCCGATTAACAGTCGGATGCTCTACCACGCTGAGCTAGGGAGGCACAAGATTTTACCTTGATAAAAGTGATTTAATCCTTGCTGTATATTCACAAAATAGAATAATCGTTATGCTGGCACTGATAAATCTAACATCCAGATATTCCACTCGTAGGTATTTTTCAATCAAAATTTCCAACTAATCTATCCAGACATGGATCTGTATATGAAGAGAGGGTTGATTCATGAGCAGCACCTTTTGATTCCCATCTTTTGTGATCGTCTTGTCCATTGCTTGAATCGAATCACAAAAAGACCATTAAATAAATTTGACAAATTTGGATTGTTTATAGTGTAATTCTATTTAAAAAAAAATAATTCCTTTGAGCATAAAATAAGCAACATATCTAGTCAAACACTGGACAAAAATAATAGCCATCAAATTTCTAAGATTGTGGTAGTGGAGGTGTTGTATTTTCTTAAAAAAAGATAAATCTGTTTTACCATACAATAACCCTAAAAACAATAATTCTTACACAATGTGTATTGGAATCTAATACCATCAATCCAAAGATTTTGTTATTAATTTTGTCACTGGCAATTACATTTCAAATCATGCTTTGGCTAAATTTTGACATTAATGATGAATTTGACATGATTGATTTGTTATATCTTTTGGGCCTGATCTCTTGTTTTACGGCAAGTTTTGCAGTTTCAAAAAAATTTGGAAGCTCAAAGATTTTTGGGAAGGCATATATGATTTTGGGGTTAGCGTTTGTATCCTTTTTCGTTGGAGAAACACTCTATTTGTATTTGAATATGCTAGGAGAAACTCCATATCCTGCTATTCATGTTGATTTATTTTTTTTTATGTTTTACCCATTGGTTACATTATACTTGATCATAAACATAAGATTCTTCAGACCCACGCTAAGTTTGAAACACAAGATTTTGCTAGTGATAATTTTTCCTAGCTCTGTTCTTTTCTATTCTTATATCACTTATTCTGCTGATGCAATAGATTCCTTTGAATATTTTTATGGTTTGATTTTTATGATCTTTGCATCAGTCCCACTCTCTTTTTCAATATTGGGTGCAACCATTTTCAATCAGACAGTACTGAGTTCAATTTGGCGACTTTTGACACTAGGGATTGCAATAAGCACAATTGCTGATATTTTATATTATTCTCTAGAAATTATTGGAGAATATGATAGCATGCATCCTGTCAATACACTTTGGATGATTTCATACATGATAATATTTTATGCTCTGTACAAACATATCAAAACGTTCTAAAAAATCTTGATGCCACTTTCAATTATGTTATTATATTATTTTTGAAAATTCATTATCTGCTACTTTTATTTTTCATACGATCTTGATTTTGTCACTTTTCTACAAAATTCATGTACATTGGGTGGTTCTGAATGATTTGACTTTGCTTTAAAAAGTCATTGTTTATTTGTACTTTGAGATCTAATTTCCCTCCAACTACGTTAACCTGCATGTTCTCAAATAATGAAACATATTTGTTCATCTTTCGCCCATCACTTGTAAGAGAATATCCTATCTCAGTTAGCAATCCGTTATTTGTTAATTCTTTGATCATTCTATATCCTGTAGATTTTGTTAAATTACACATTTTCACAATATCGCTAATCAGAGTTGGTTCTTTTAGTAGTAAATTATTCAGAATTTTACGCTTATCAGAGTCTGAAAACGATGCCATTATAAGATTAGCAAGTGACTGATCATGAATTGTTATCCATGTTTTATTTTTTGATGGTGCTGGTTCTATTGATATAAAATTATTCAGAAATTTTTTTTCGATCTCATCTGCCCCTTCTTGAAAGAGCTCTCTTAGCGTAGCATCCATCTTGCTAAAATCACGTATAGATTCTAAGACTGTAATTTTGTATCTGTCTTGTAATCTACTCTCAATCTTTTTGTATACTGGCTCGCCAAGATTATCTTTGATTACTGAATGTAAGGAATCTGCAAGTAAATTATCAAGTCCAGACGACAACAAATTAATTAGACGTTTCTTACTAATATACCATTATGAGAATACCGTTTACGTATTGAATAAATTATTATAATGTTGTTCTTACCCTGTGACAATATATACGTCTTAATATATTTAAGATACTATAATTTATAGCAAAAATGATCAAATTTTAATCAAAATGATAGATCATCTTTTATATTAGTTAGTCACTATTCTTACAGAATGAGAACAGTAAATGATTATTGTGAACAGATACGTGAAGAAATTATCAATGTTAGTATAAAACGTGGTATGAAACGTCAATGCACTGAAATGGGATGCAGAGTAAACTTTAGGGATGATCCTGGGTTTGATGTTAAATTACTTTTCAAAGATCTTTCAAAACATAATGCTCTGAATTGGAAAGACGTGGCAGGGTTACCCTGGATATTTGATGAGGACTGGTGAGATTGGCAAAAAAATATCAACTAGTTGCACGATATGATGATCATATTGTTGTGATGGACAAAAAAGGAATTCCTGTTGCAATGGATAAAGATGGACACATCATATAACAACTGCTTTAAATGATTTTTTAATACTTTGAATTTGAAGCCTGGTTTATATGGATTCAAGTATCAGAAGGAGTAAAATCCAATGCAGGTTGATAAAAAACGATCACATATGGAAATCAAAAAAATTTACTACATTGTGATTTACCAATTAAATTAACCACTGTTTTAATTTCTCAATTTTTTGTACCGGTGAATCTCATTGTTGCATTAATAATTAACATTTATGATGACGTTCTAAAGTTCGGAGAAACTCATTTTTTTGTATTTTTATATATTTTTTACATTTTTACTGAATTATATCTTCAACTCTAGATCCATCAGAACAAATTCTACGTATTAGATCTTTCATTATAATTTTAGATTAGATATTTTATAAGCAATCACCAATTATACATATCCATACTTTTGGAAATTTAATGAATTGGCTATAATCATTATGAAATGATTTTGATTTTTCATTTATTGAATTTAGCAAAAAATTCTCTAATTTCTTTTGAATGACTCTCAACAAGTTCTATAATTTCAAGATGCTCCTCTGCTGTAGGTTCTCTTTGATGGACAATTTGAAACGCGCTAAGTGCGGAACCAACCATCTCTCCTACAAAAAAACCGCATAGAAAATCTCCAATGTTTTCACAATTCCAAGTTTCTCCAATTCTTGGAGAAGCCCCTGCTGATTTATACAACTTTAATGTTTGTTCTATTAAATCAGTAGTTTGTTTTGAAAATTCAGGATCAAGAGTCATTAGAGAATAGAAATCTTATTTTTCTAATCCCTTTTTCTTATCAAAGGTATATACCCCATCTAAAAATACTCTATGATCTTTGTTTTTGACTTTAGTTTTTAGTTCAATATTCGCAGCTGTTTGTGTGATGTCTGTCCATACTTCTCCGGTAAGTATGACGTCTTCTCCTTTTGGAACCACTTTAGTATTTCCAACAATATGTGTTACTCTTGATGCACGCTCTCCTTGGAAATTCTCAATCAAAATTTTCTTTCCTTCAACTTTTACTGTAATTGGAAAGTGAGCATACACAACTTTCATTTTAATTGTATATCCATCAATTAGACCTTCACAAAGATTTCTAATGATTGATCTTGCAGTGTGTAAAATCGCATAATCTTTTTTTCTATTCCCAATTGATTTTAACAACACTTTACCTTCTACTATCTCTATGTTGACTGGAATATTGCGGAAACTTTTGTGAGTTTTGCCTAAGGGACCAACAAACATCAACATATGTTTGTTCAATGTGATTGTTACACCTTCTGGTATTGCTACCTCGTCTTGAAATTTCTCGAGTTGATTAGTAGACATATCCTATCAAAAATCCTCCAATTCCTTTTTCTGCCGCT
Coding sequences within:
- a CDS encoding DUF2299 domain-containing protein, whose translation is MAPSKMRDNVERWLIHEGLSFEGVKSDENVFQILVKHAGKFGVPVEIFEPKAQMGILVLGSKVIMKNNQIARYMGFNDGEKEKFGKKVSDFCYSIQAISKIITEDGKQKVGVYVVLDDKENINQQTMLDALNSVSEKHDKTARFLLKTF
- a CDS encoding 50S ribosomal protein L6 — translated: MSTNQLEKFQDEVAIPEGVTITLNKHMLMFVGPLGKTHKSFRNIPVNIEIVEGKVLLKSIGNRKKDYAILHTARSIIRNLCEGLIDGYTIKMKVVYAHFPITVKVEGKKILIENFQGERASRVTHIVGNTKVVPKGEDVILTGEVWTDITQTAANIELKTKVKNKDHRVFLDGVYTFDKKKGLEK